The Halalkalicoccus sp. NIPERK01 region TCGGCTGTTCGGAACCAGCCCATCGGACGACTGATCGACGGTCGTCGGTCCGTCGATGTAGTCGTCCTGACCGTGACAGTCGGCCCGTTCGCCAGCGCGAGTCGTCCTTCCCCGACGCCCTCCAACCAGCGACTTACGGGTGTCTCCGTATCCGAACGAACCGTCCGACGGGCGATCGACGCGGATTCGCCACGGACCCCGGACCGGGCTCGGCGACGACCTCAGGTGGATTCGTCGAGTACGTGGAACGCCGCCCAGATCGCCCAGAGAACGACGATGATCCCGACGACGACGAGTTCCCGACGGACGAGCAGGTCACCCGTTATCCGGAGTACGGTGTACTCGAAGAGGATGTATGTAGCCAACACGGCAATGACGTCCCAGACCGACCGCGGGTTTCTGATGCTCGGTCGTCTCATTCTCGGTCGAGAGGACGGGGAAGCACGAGAACCGGATACCGGGTCTCGTTGATGAGCTTCCAGCCGGGATCGCCCGACAGCAACGCCACCAATCGGCCCTTCGGTCGCGGGACGAACGCGATACAGTCGACGTCGCCGTCCTTCGCAGCCTCGAAGATCGTCCCGACGAGGTCTCTCCCGTCCCGTATCTCCGTCTCGACGGTAACCGTCGACCCATCGAAGGCCTCCTCGACGGTCGCCAGCGTGTTTCTCCCGTGTTCCTCTAGCTGTTCGATCGACGCCGCCGCTGGACCTCCCGCTCGCCTCTCGACGACGTACAGCGCGATGATCTCCGCGCCGTCCTCGCTCAGGTGTGGACGGAGGGCGGTACACGTCCGTTTCGCATCGTCCTCGGTGGCGACCGGAAGCAGTACTCGGTCGACGGTCGGTCGGGTCATGTGTTATCGAAAGGTCGATGGGTGGTAGCTGGCGATCGACGTGGCGCCGCACTGTGAGCACCTCTCGGGTTTCGTGTCGAACGACGTCCCGCAGCGGCGACACTCGTACACCATCGGATCATCACCGCTCACGAGGTGAACGAGCACGGGAAGTCGTTTTCGCAGGGTATCGAGGAGGGTCATGATGAGCCGTTTGACGGAGTGTGGTCACGACGCTTCCTCGCCGAGAAACGCGTCCAGTGCGCCATCGTCGATCCCGGCTTGAGCGAAGACCGTCACGACGTCGTCCGACCGAATCTCCGTGTCACCATGCGGGGTGAGGACGGTCCCCTCCCGTTCGATCGTGATGATGAGGACGTCCTCGTCCAGCAAGTCCCGTCGACCGGCCTCCTGGAGCGTGAGACCGGCTACCGGCGCGTCGGTACGGACGGTCACCTCGACGACTTCGGAATCGCCGGCGAGGCTGATGAAATCCGTCGGCGGTTTCAGCGGTTGGTCGTCGGGCCCGAACGGTGCGTAGGGTACGTCCCACTCGTTTTGAACCAGCACCTCGTCCTCGATTTCGACCCCGAGTTCCGCGATCGACCGGCCGATCCGATGGAGGTCGTCGGTGTCCGTTCCGATCGCGAGCACGTGGAGATTCATCCGCCCGCCGATCAACTCGCGGACGTTGATCACGCCGGGGAGGGCCCGTACCTGTTGGGCGATCACTTCACGCTTCTCGAACGGCGCGTTACACATGAACAGGTTCGTGAGCCGGCCGTTGATGCGCTCGAAATCGACCTTCGCGTGGTAGCCCGTGAGGATACCGTGTTCTTTGAGGCGGCGAATACGGTTCCGGATGGTTCCGGCGGAGACGTTCACTTCCTCCGCGATCATCGGCGCGGACGTCTCCCGTGCGTCGGCCATCAGCGCGTGGATGATGCGCCGGTCGATCTCGTCGACCCGATACGACGAGTCGGTTCGCGTTTCGCGGGGCCATTCGTGCATGCCGCTCTGATGGCGATACAGCACTAAATATGTGTGTGATTTTTGGATCCGTAACTTCTCTCACGAATAATGTGTATCCGCCAATCGAATCGTCGTGTTTATCCTTTTGGATCCTCTCGATAGGTGTATGAGTCCTCCCGTTCCGCAGGGGACCTGACCGCCTCGATCATCACCGGAGTGCTACCAACGATACAATGACCACTAGTGATCAGGAGCTCGCGAAGGATCTCGGACTGTTGTCCGCACTGACGATCGGTATCGGGACGATGATCGGCGCGGGCATCTTCGTCCTGCCCGGCGTCGCCGCCCAAGAGGCCGGACCCATAGTCGTTGTTTCGTTCGTCGTCGGTGGAATGGTCGCACTGGTCAACGCCTTCTCTGTCGCCGAACTCGGCACCGCGATGCCGAAGGCCGGCGGCGCGTACTACTGGATCAATCGTGCGCTCGGTCCCGTGTTCGGATCGATCGCCGGCATGGGCGACTGGATGGGCCTCGCGTTCGCGAGCGCCTTCTACTGCATCGGCTTCGGCGGCTACCTCACCACGTTCGTCCCGCTACCGAGCGTGCTCTTCCTGTCCGATGTCCAGCTCGGCGCGCTACTCGCAGGGGTGACGTTCGTCGGCATCAACTACATCGGCGCGAAGGAGACGGGTGGTGTCCAGAGCGTTATCGTCTTGATTCTGCTGGGAATCCTCGCGGTTTTCTCGATCGGTGGCTTCCTCACCTTCGATTACGCGACGCTCGTCGGTGATGGCGGGCTGGCACCGTTCGGATCAGATGCGATCCTGCCTGCGACCGCGCTCGTGTTCGTCTCGTTTCTGGGCTATGCGAAGATCGCTACCGTCGCCGAGGAGCTCAAAAACCCCGGACGAAACCTCCCGATCGCGGTTATCGGCAGCGTCGCGCTCGTCACCGTGATCTACGCGGTGCTCGTGACGGTGATGGTCGGAGTCGTTCCGTGGCCCGATCTCAGCCTCGAAACGCCGGTCGCACAGGCCGCGGACGTCGCCTTCGCCGATGTCGGCCTTCCGGCCGTCATCGTCGCTGGAGTCGCGTCGATGATGACACTCGGCGCACTGCTCGCGACGGCCTCCTCGGCGAACGCCTCGATCCTCGCGTCGGCCCGGATCAATTTCGCGATGGGACGCGATAAACTGATTAGCGACGCCCTGAACGAGATCCACACGAAGTTCGCCACTCCCTATCGGTCGATCCTCGTCACCGGTGCGATCATCGTCGTTCTCATTGCTGGGCTCGGCAACGACCTCGAAATCCTCGCGAAAGCAGCGAGCGTCCTCCACCTCATCGTCTATGCGCTGATGAACGTCGCATTGATCGTGTTTCGTCGGGCCGATATCCCCGAGTACGATCCCGACTTCACCGTGCCACTCTATCCGATCACGCCGATCGCCGGGGCGATACTCTCGCTCGCGCTGATCGGCTTCATGGCTCCCGTCGAGATCGCACTCTCGGCGCTCTTCGTCGTCGGCGCGATCGCGTGGTTCTTCATCTATGCTCGGGCCGAAACCGAACAGCAGGGGCTCCTCGGCCAGTACATCCTCTCGCGGGCGGATGAACTGCCCGACGCCGCGGTCTCGGCGGCCGAGACGGTCCAGCCAGAGGCCGCGGACTACCGGGTGATGGTCCCGCTCGCGAACCCACGGACCGAGAGCAATTTGATCTCGCTCGCGAGCACGCTCGCGAAGGCGAACGACGGCGTCGTCCACGCCGTCCACGTCGTCCAGGTTCCCGACCAGACCCCGCTCCAGCAGGGGTCGAAACACGTCGATCGGATCGACGCCGAGTCGAGCAAACTCCTCGACGCCGCCCGCGAGGACGCGGAGACGTTCGGCGCGCCCGTCGAGACCACGACGATCGTCTCCCACGAGTCGTTCGAGGAGGTGTTCGACGCCGCTCGACGGACCGAGGCGGACACCGTCGTGATGGGCTGGAGCGAGGACCGCCCGTGGGCCGCCGGCCGCGCCGAGAGCGCGTTCGACGAACTCGCCTACGACCTGCCGTGTGACTTCCTCGTCCTCAAAGACAGGGACCTCGGCGTCGATCGGGTGCTCGTGCCGACCGCCGGGGGACCGGACTCGGACCTGAGCGCCGAGGTCGCCCGGACGCTTCGCGATGGGGTCGGCTCGGCGATCGCGCTGTTGTACGTCGTCGACGGTCCCGAGGAGCGCGCGGAGGGCGAGGCGTTCCTCCGAGACTGGGCGGCCGGCCATGACCTCTCGGGCGCGGAGATCCTGATCGACGACTCGGGCGACGTCGAGGGGGCGATCGGCCGTGCCGCGGCCGAACGCGACCTCGTGATCATCGGGGCGACCGAGCGCGGCCTGCTCTCGCGGCTCGTCCGGGGGTCGCTCGTCTTCGACGTGGTCGACGAGGTCGAGTGTTCCGTGTTGCTCGCCGAACGCCCCTCGAAGCGCTCGATCCGCGAGCGCCTGTTCGGCTCGGGTAGCGACTCGGACGACTGAGGACCCACCGGGAGTTCGTCGTGGAGCGGGTCGCTCGTCGCACCCCGGCGATTCGCCCCTACGATCACGCGTAGGACGTGAAGGCGTCCGCGTACTGCGCGAACCGAACATTGATCGTCCGGGCAGTCGCGGCCCGCGCCCCCGTAGCGACTCGTAGCCGTTCGAACGGCGTTTTCCGGGCGATCCCCCGGTGTCTAACCCTCTCTATACTGAATCCTGAAAATATCCGGATTATATTTTCCTATCAAAAATATAATCCGCGTTAATTTTTCACCCAGTAACCTATATGGGTGGCGGAACTGTAGGAGGGTGTGAGATGCAGATCCTGATCATCGGAGCGGGAGACGTGGGGTCGAACGTCGCTCGTGACCTCTCCGAGTCCCACGATCTCACGATCATCGACCGCGATGCGGAGCGGGTCGGCGAACTGACCGCGCATCTGGACGCGACGGGGGTCGTCGACGACGGTCGATCGCTGACGGCGCTCCGGGAGGCGGGGCTCGAACGGGCGGACGTCGTCATCGCGAGCACCGACAACGACGCGACCAACGTGATGGTCTGCAACGCCGCAGAGCGTGTCGGGGACCCGCACACGATCGCCAGGGTCAAGGACGTCGGACTGTTCCGGGCCTGGCAGTCCTCGGAGAGCGGGTTCGGCGTCGATACGATGCTGGACATCGATCTGCTCGCCGCTCGAGCGCTCGTCCGAACCATCACGTTGCCGGGCGCTCGGGACGTCGGGATGTTCGCCGACGGCCAGGCGGAGGTCGCCGAGTTCCGGGTGGGCGAGGACACGCCGGTCACGAACCGGACCGTCGCGGAGGCCGACAGCTATCCGTCGTTGACCTTCGCCGCCATCGTCCGCGGGGACGACGTCCTCATTCCCGACGGTGAGACTGTCATCGAGCCGGGCGACGACCTCGTCGTCATCGGGAGTCAGTCGGCCGTCTCCAGGTTCGCGGCCGACGTCTCCGATCGCCCGGCGCCGGAACCGGACGACGAGATCATGGTCGTCGGCGGTGACCCGTTGGGCTATCAGATCGCCCGGCTGTTCGAGGAGCGCGACCTGAGTACCCGGGTCGTGGAGCGGGATCCGGAGCGAGTCACGTGGCTCAGGGATCGACTCCGGGAGTCGACGGTCCTCGAGGTCGACGCGACGGACGTCGAGGAGTTCGGAAAGGAGCGACTCGCGGACGTCGATTTCGTGGTCGGTGCGGTCGACGACGACACGAACTACCTGCTAGCGCAACTGGCCCGGGAGCTCGGAACCGCCCGGACGGCCGCGATCGTCGACGACTCGCGGGTCCTCGATCTGTTCGAGGAGAGCGGCCTCGATCTGGTGGTCCACCCCGAGGACATCATCGCGGGGGAGATCCTCGAGAGGGTCTACCGGCGCCGCGCCGAGGGAGTCAGCGTCCTCGAACACGACAGCGCCGAGGTGCTCGAGATCGTCGTCGACACCGAGAGCATTCTGGCCGGGGATTCCCTCGCTGACGTCGCCCATCACCTGCCGTCGGGGTTCGTGATCGGGGCGGTCATTCGAGGGGGAACGCTTCGAACGCCGCGTGGGGGGACCATCATCCAGACCGGGGACCGAGTGATCGCGTTCGTCGATAGCGAGGTGGTCTCCGAGGTGGCCGAGAAGATCTGATCCCGGGGTCGTGTACCGTTCTCGAGAACGCCCCTCTCGATTCCGTTGATTATCGGCTCGAACGCCGATAGAGCGCAGAAACCGCCGTCTCTCACGGGTATCGGTGCCAGCCCGCCCGACCGTCGCGCTTTTCCTCCCCGAGGCGCTCTCTCGGGTATGGCCCGGTACCACATCGAGACCTACGGCTGCACCTCGAACCGCGGCGAGAGCCGCGCGATCGAGTCCGCGCTGCGCGACGCCGGGCACTACCGGGCGAAGGGTCCCGAAACTGCCGATGTCGCCATCCTCAACACCTGTACGGTGGTCGAGAAGACCGAGACGAACATGCTGCGGCGGGCGCGGGAACTGGAGGAGGAGACCGCCGATCTGATCGTCACGGGCTGTATGGCGCTGGCCCAGGGCGAGGAGTTCGCCGACATCGACGCCCGCGTGCTGCACTGGGACGAGGTGCCACAGGCCGCCCTGAACGGCGAGTGTCCCACGCCCGGCCCCGGCGTCGAGCCCGTTCTCGATGGCGTCGTCGGCATCCTCCCGATCGCCCGGGGCTGCATGTCGAACTGCTCGTACTGCATCACCAAGCACGCCACCGGGCGGGTCGAGTCCCCGAGCGTCGAGGAGAACGTCGAGAAGGCCCGCGCGCTGGTGCATGCCGGCGCGAAGGAGATCCGGGTTACGGGTCAGGACACCGGCGTCTACGGGTGGGATACGGGGGAAAGAAAGCTCCCCGAACTGCTCTCCCGGATCTGTGCGATCGAGGGCGACTTTCGGGTGCGACTGGGCATGGCCAATCCGGGGGGCATCCACGGGATCCACGAGGAGCTAGTGGAGGTGTTCGCCGCGAACGGGAAGCTCTACGACTTCATACACGCGCCGGTCCAGTCGGGAAGCGACGACGTCCTCGAGGAGATGCGCCGTCAGCATCGAGTAGGCAAATTCCGGGAGGTCGTCGAGACCTTCGACCGCGAACTCGACTACTGGACGCTTTCAACTGATTTCATCGTCGGCTTCCCCACCGAGACCGAGGCCGACCACGAACTGAGCATGGACCTGCTTCGAACCGTTCGCCCCGAGAAGGTCAACGTCACCCGCTTCTCGAAGCGCCCGAAGACCGACGCCGCCGAGATGAAGGGCCTCGGCGGGCAGATCAAGAAGAATCGGTCAAAAGCGATGAGCGAGCTCAAGCGAGAGATCGTCGGCGAGGTCTACGAGGGAATGGTCGGCGACCGTCGAGAGGTGCTCTGTGTCGAACCCGGCACCGGCGACTCGGTGAAGTGCCGGGACTCGGCCTACCGGCAGGTGATCGTCCGGAACGCCTCGGAGCACGGAGTCGAACCGGGCGACTTTTTGGAGGTAGAGATCACCGCCAACGAGACGATGTACGCGTTCGGGACGCCCGTTTAGCGCTCGTCCGAGTCGCGATCGTACGGACCGCCACCGCGGAGTTCGACGCCGACCTCCCCGTCGAGTTCGGTCGCCGCCGCACCGCTCAGGTCGATCTCGGCCTCCCGGAGGCGTGCCGCGATCTCGCGGGCGTACTCCGAACGCACCCTGGCGAACGCCGCACGCGTCGGGTCGGCGATCCAGACCCGGGCCGACAGTCCGACCCCGCCGTCGATTCCCGTGACCCTGACCGACGGCTCCGGCATATCGAGCACCTCCGGGT contains the following coding sequences:
- a CDS encoding universal stress protein, giving the protein MTRPTVDRVLLPVATEDDAKRTCTALRPHLSEDGAEIIALYVVERRAGGPAAASIEQLEEHGRNTLATVEEAFDGSTVTVETEIRDGRDLVGTIFEAAKDGDVDCIAFVPRPKGRLVALLSGDPGWKLINETRYPVLVLPRPLDRE
- a CDS encoding Lrp/AsnC family transcriptional regulator: MHEWPRETRTDSSYRVDEIDRRIIHALMADARETSAPMIAEEVNVSAGTIRNRIRRLKEHGILTGYHAKVDFERINGRLTNLFMCNAPFEKREVIAQQVRALPGVINVRELIGGRMNLHVLAIGTDTDDLHRIGRSIAELGVEIEDEVLVQNEWDVPYAPFGPDDQPLKPPTDFISLAGDSEVVEVTVRTDAPVAGLTLQEAGRRDLLDEDVLIITIEREGTVLTPHGDTEIRSDDVVTVFAQAGIDDGALDAFLGEEAS
- a CDS encoding amino acid permease, with amino-acid sequence MTTSDQELAKDLGLLSALTIGIGTMIGAGIFVLPGVAAQEAGPIVVVSFVVGGMVALVNAFSVAELGTAMPKAGGAYYWINRALGPVFGSIAGMGDWMGLAFASAFYCIGFGGYLTTFVPLPSVLFLSDVQLGALLAGVTFVGINYIGAKETGGVQSVIVLILLGILAVFSIGGFLTFDYATLVGDGGLAPFGSDAILPATALVFVSFLGYAKIATVAEELKNPGRNLPIAVIGSVALVTVIYAVLVTVMVGVVPWPDLSLETPVAQAADVAFADVGLPAVIVAGVASMMTLGALLATASSANASILASARINFAMGRDKLISDALNEIHTKFATPYRSILVTGAIIVVLIAGLGNDLEILAKAASVLHLIVYALMNVALIVFRRADIPEYDPDFTVPLYPITPIAGAILSLALIGFMAPVEIALSALFVVGAIAWFFIYARAETEQQGLLGQYILSRADELPDAAVSAAETVQPEAADYRVMVPLANPRTESNLISLASTLAKANDGVVHAVHVVQVPDQTPLQQGSKHVDRIDAESSKLLDAAREDAETFGAPVETTTIVSHESFEEVFDAARRTEADTVVMGWSEDRPWAAGRAESAFDELAYDLPCDFLVLKDRDLGVDRVLVPTAGGPDSDLSAEVARTLRDGVGSAIALLYVVDGPEERAEGEAFLRDWAAGHDLSGAEILIDDSGDVEGAIGRAAAERDLVIIGATERGLLSRLVRGSLVFDVVDEVECSVLLAERPSKRSIRERLFGSGSDSDD
- the trkA gene encoding Trk system potassium transporter TrkA, whose translation is MQILIIGAGDVGSNVARDLSESHDLTIIDRDAERVGELTAHLDATGVVDDGRSLTALREAGLERADVVIASTDNDATNVMVCNAAERVGDPHTIARVKDVGLFRAWQSSESGFGVDTMLDIDLLAARALVRTITLPGARDVGMFADGQAEVAEFRVGEDTPVTNRTVAEADSYPSLTFAAIVRGDDVLIPDGETVIEPGDDLVVIGSQSAVSRFAADVSDRPAPEPDDEIMVVGGDPLGYQIARLFEERDLSTRVVERDPERVTWLRDRLRESTVLEVDATDVEEFGKERLADVDFVVGAVDDDTNYLLAQLARELGTARTAAIVDDSRVLDLFEESGLDLVVHPEDIIAGEILERVYRRRAEGVSVLEHDSAEVLEIVVDTESILAGDSLADVAHHLPSGFVIGAVIRGGTLRTPRGGTIIQTGDRVIAFVDSEVVSEVAEKI
- a CDS encoding tRNA (N(6)-L-threonylcarbamoyladenosine(37)-C(2))-methylthiotransferase, encoding MARYHIETYGCTSNRGESRAIESALRDAGHYRAKGPETADVAILNTCTVVEKTETNMLRRARELEEETADLIVTGCMALAQGEEFADIDARVLHWDEVPQAALNGECPTPGPGVEPVLDGVVGILPIARGCMSNCSYCITKHATGRVESPSVEENVEKARALVHAGAKEIRVTGQDTGVYGWDTGERKLPELLSRICAIEGDFRVRLGMANPGGIHGIHEELVEVFAANGKLYDFIHAPVQSGSDDVLEEMRRQHRVGKFREVVETFDRELDYWTLSTDFIVGFPTETEADHELSMDLLRTVRPEKVNVTRFSKRPKTDAAEMKGLGGQIKKNRSKAMSELKREIVGEVYEGMVGDRREVLCVEPGTGDSVKCRDSAYRQVIVRNASEHGVEPGDFLEVEITANETMYAFGTPV